From the genome of Dermochelys coriacea isolate rDerCor1 chromosome 1, rDerCor1.pri.v4, whole genome shotgun sequence:
TAATATATTGGTTGGAAAAGGAAAGTAAAATGTAAGCAAAATAGGCCTCTACAAAGCACCACCCCAGGGCTATGTGTGAACATTAAGCTGGGGCTGTGGACATATCCCATGCCAGCAGGTGTCCCCAGAGGCATTTGGCTGATTCACAGCCAGAACTCCTTGGGTCACTGGGAAAGCACAGGCCAGAGTGGGAGCTCTGATAGCTTTTAAAAGGATGCAGCATGCACCATGGTTCCGCTGACTGGTACAGAAGGGGGAGTGGAGCCGTGGCACTGGATTGTCTGGCCCTTGCACTAAGGGCCATGATTGGCCTCCACAGAGATTAACAAGGGACAggaggtttattttaaaatgccagcccctctccctcagtTACAGTGCCAGCATAGGGCCTGCCACAATCTGCCCCTCCATCTTTCAGGAGACACTTGCAATTGTTTCCCAAAGTTTGTAGATATTCAAATGCTTGATCCGTTAATTTTCAATTTCAGTTGTCTGGGAGGTTACTCATAAATCATCCCTGGACAGGTTTACAATGTATCACAGAGAAATGCTGAAGATCACTGAGAAGTCATTTTCATCGCTAGCTAAAGTATATTTTCTCATTCCATTGCATCAGTCTCTCTCAGCAGCCCAGGCCTCATCTCTGTCAGCATGAGTGGATGGACCTCCTCCAGTTGATCCAGCTGCTGCTCTACAAGTTGATACAGTTTAAAAGTATTCTTTTATTGTGTCACTTGTCTTAGCTAGTCAACATAGTGATGCTTCTGTAGAGGGGCCTCTCAGCTTAATTGGGAGTGTTCAGTCAGGAAGATCCTGAGTAGTGCAAGCCAGCCTTGGAGACTACAAGCCAGCCTTGGATACTACACTTtcatagggaagagaaagagactgCCTTTTCCAGGGGATGCAGGGGGAACATGTGCTAGGCTATATCTTGATGAGGAGCTGGGATACTGGTCAGGGGAGCTGAGATTGTTTTGTGAAGCTCTATCCAAACCAGGAGCTGCTTTGTGAAAACCAGAAGCTGCTGGCTCTTTGATCAAGCAGGGAGGCTCATGGAGGCAACTGCTGGGCTTCACAGCAACAGTCCAGTGCCCAAAACTGACTGAGGTTGACCTTCAGTGAAGGCAGTATGAGTAACCCTTTGCTGTTTGGGAAAGTgcttgcaggggaagggggatagCAAAGAGGCTTTAAGGGGTTTCCCTGAGTCTGAAAAGATATGAAGTGCTCGTATTGTCTAACCAGGATCTGGGGTTACTGACCTGTGGCTATAACAACTCCCATCTTCCGAACTGTCATGCAGCTTGAAATGATCCCAAGTTAGAATTGCTCTCCCCATGTTGCCAAGGCTGGACTGCTTTACTGGACAAACAGAGGGCTGTCCTAGGTTTCGACAGCAAGTACACCCATACAAGCGTCTAGAACTCTGAAATTCAGAGGAGTGCACACTCAGGGAGTGGGGAAATGGTGGCAGTGTAAATGTAAATTGGTGAAGTTTCATTTACTGCTGTAAACTGCACTTAACTGATTTATTGAAGTGTCCCTCTGATTTAAAGTGGTTGTGGCATTTTCATTCTCAAGTGTTGTATGTTTCTAAATTGTTGAGTAAAGTTTGTTAACTCTAATCTAAGTGCGTATtggatgtatattatttataattggtaCTTTTGAGTTAGACCCTTTGCATAGATTAGCTCAGGGTTACTTCTGGAAGCTCCCAAGGCACACCCTTGATGGTGTACAGGGCCTAGCcaggtggaggcactgccaaGATTAATTTCCTTTACAAGTAAAATTACTGCAACAAAGGGGTGGATAGAGGATTCCCACCTGTCCAATATCACCACTCGGCTACTCAGGATCTCCTTTACTATTGACATCATCAGGTACCTGAACACACAGGTGAGCGTTGCCTGCTCCCAAATAATCTAGACAGAAAAGGGGGGATTACATTTCATGTTGTGATTATAAAATATGTGTCTTTGATGTGACTCAGATATTGACATCCTGAAGGAAAAGGATCTTAATTTTATGCTAGCTATAAAATTGATCAATAGAGAATTTAGAATTTTAGATCCTTGTCACTCCCAGATTAAGTGGAATACTTAGGTTGGTTTATTTTATAGTGCTGGTCACTTTACAGATGTTCTGACAGATTAAGTGGATAAACACTTGCCATTTTTCCTCATCTGAAACAATGACAAGTGAATCTTCCCAGACCATGGGCTAGAATAGCACTGGTGGTGCTGCTTTTCAGAGTTTATGGGACAATAGATTCTTGTAGCTATAGAAACAACAgttctcatccccctcccccctccatttgATGAACTGGTCCATTTGGAGCTGGTGCAGAGATCCCCCTCCCTGTTGGAGAAATAATCCAGTCTACAGCTTGTCCCAGTCACTAGGTGTATAGAACTTCATTTGTATACAGAGAATATTAAACAGCCAGGCAGAGGGGCGAGGAAGAGTGAATTATTGAGGAACTGGGAGATTCTAGATTAAGAGTGGAACAGCATGGACTGTACAGTGTCCTGATGTGGCTTTGGGAAGCATGGTCCTTTTCTGAGACTGGAATGTTATGTGTGGCACCCAGGAAAAAATGTGCTTGGACTCTAGCCCTGGTGCATTTCCAGGTAAAATTATCCTGATCAGAAacatcaacacttttttttttactttcaactCTTTCCCAGTCATTTAAGTTTGAGTGTAATGTAAGACATATGGAGGGTCAGACAGAGAGGATATAAGTGTGTTACCAGGATATCCTAAATCTAAGAGAAATAGTCTACAAATCTGCATTTATCCCATTCACAACTGTGGCTTCATCCTCGTTAACTAAATGGCAACCTTATACAGCCAGTATTCAAATGTCCTAAAGCATCAGCCTCGAATGAGTAACAGTGAATCAAACACATTGTGAGAGGtgtgttatttttaatatatagatTAGATTCCTGAGGGTTTGATCAAATGAATCAGTGACTGATTGAAGGAGGAGGCACAACTCTGTTACAATTTCCAGAATGCTTTGGGAAATAGATTTCCAAGACAATTTTAAAtccctctctttcctccctcatGCTATGGTACTGGCTGACAGAGCTCTTTCAGATCTCCACATATAATGGTCTCTGGGGTTGTTGATGCCAGGTAGAAAGGACACAATGGGATGAGTTCCTTCAACCTCCTTAGCTCTTCTTTGGCGGGCTCCGGTGCTAGAACTTTCTAGGATCACACACTAATGAGGAGCAGAGTTTGAATTACTTTAAATGTATTCTCTTTGTCTAACAATAACACAGAACAAACCCAGAAGGATGGTGTGTGCTCACAGGGTGATCTCTCTCTCGGatttacaaagatacactcaCTAGAGTGGTGAGGGAGAATGGGAGCAGATCCTTCCTctaacacaggggttctcaacctttttctttctaagcccccccaacatgccataaaaactccacagcctgcCTCTGCCACAACTTTTTCTGCATATctagtagattaaaagccagggccagcattagggggtagcatgcagggcaactgcctggggctccacccacagggggccccacaaagctaagttgctcgggCTTTAGCTTCAGGCCAGGGCGGTAGAGCTTGTGCTTCAGCCCCGGGCCTCAGgtagtctaatgctggccctgctctctggtttattttggtggcccccctgaaacctgctcacggctcCCCAGAGGGCCCCGGACTCCTACTTGAGAACCACTAATCTAACACATGGTCCATAATCCCCATCTCCCACTGTGACTCGAAGTGACAACATCAGATCCTTGGGGATTGTCCCCCACCATTCTGGGTAAAATCTGAAGCAAAAATAGGATGCTGAGTAATTATATGGCAAGGAAAGTGCCAAGTTCAATGCAAATCCAAAGAGAAGTTTGTAACAGTCATGGAGCACTGCATCTATGTTAATAAATAGGGACAGAGAATCACACTGCTGCAAGGTCCAATCCTGCACCAGTGCCCAAAATAGCACTGCTAGAGCACTTAGCAAAAGATTTAAGACCAGATACTTTACTAACTTTCGCAATAGAAAGAAAGGCTGTATGTCACAGGGGAATGCTGGCCATCCCACTgatattccccaccaccacctttccttagacgttcttgtcaactgctggaaatggcccaccttgattatcactacaaaaggtccccctccccccccagctctcctgttggtaatagctcaccttacctgatcactctcgttaaatgcatccgatgaagtgagctgtagctcacgaaagcttatgctcaaataaatttgttagtctctaaagtgccacaagtactccttttctttttgcgaatacagactaacacggctgctactctgaaacctctcgttacagtgtgtatggtaacacccattgtttcatgttctctgtgtatataaatctccccactgtatttttcactgaatgcatccgatgaagtgagctgtagctcacaaaagcttatgctcaaataaatttgttatctctaaggtgccacaagtactccttttcttcttcccactGATATAaggttcccattgatttctagcCCTCACAGGTGAAAGTTAAAACCATGTCTGATCAGcatcttacttttttttcccctccacatgAATTCCAACATGATTTTAGCAGCTAGAAATTAAATTAGAGTGAGAAATGACTGTATTATACTCTTTGAAAGCAGAAATGTCATGCTTCCAGATGGTGTGAAGCACACATTTCTAAATTCAGCTGTTCCTGAGACATCAGCCACTAAAATCATGTCAAGATGGAAGTGGGTGACCTGGAAGTAACTGGAATGAGGTGATTTTTAAGTGTGTGTTTCGGCCAAgatattatttttttcagtttctgttgTTTCTCTTTTGGCTGTCCGGGATTGGTAACCAGAAAGGAATAATGCTGATCCTTGCAGAAGGAAGAGCCATTGCTTCTCTCTCACCCCATGATTTTCTCCTTcttgtttctttaaaacaaaaaacccactgtCCAGAGCAGTGTGATGACACAACAAGCAGAACAGTGACAAGGTTGTGCTGTGTTTGTCATATGATCAAACAGATTCCCATCTGAAGCTTTATATTGTCATATCTCAGCCTCAAGGAAATGCACACATATCAAGACAAACAACAGTGAGAAGAACCATGTTATGTTCTCATTACAATAAAATCTACTTAGATCCACTTTTAAAACAGTACATAAAATCTCACTTGCAGTTCCCATCACTGAATGAACAGGACTAAAAATatcaaaccaaccaacccatGCTTGTTTCTCTCCCTGCTCAGCCCTTAGCATAGTGCCACGCTCAGCAGTATTTTGTTAGAGATTTTCTTTCAGAACTTTCAGGGGTAGGGGACCTTGCCATCTTGAGGAAACTTGCAGTTCTTAGAATGAGGCCTCCTCCAAGCATGGAAGAGATGGGACATGGAGACATCTCGGTGTGATGAGTGTGAGAGGCAGTCCCCACCTCCTAAGGCTCTGAGTGCGAGAGGCATGAAGACAACTTCCTTCCAAGTCTAGAAACAGTGAGAGCAAGCAGTATGGAGACAGGCCTCTCCTAATGTGGGATGAGGCATTCTGGGGTGAGAGGCTAGAAGCCAGCCCCTCTTTGGGTTTGAGATCCTTGGGACATGGAATATGGCGACAGCTGCCTTGCAATGTGGAACAGAGTTCCAAAGAGAGCCCTATCATTGATTTTCCTGGAGGACTCTCCCACAGCAAGTGGGATGAGAGCTATTGGTTGGAGTCTGCCTCTGCAGATGGCCTCCACTCCCGTGGTGAAACAGACAGTTGAAAGAGAATATCCATGGCTGGTGGCTGCAAAGGTTCATTGGGACCTGTTTGCTTAGGGCTCTGTATCTCAGCCTCACGGCCACCTCATGGTACCCAGCCCATCAACACGACTCTTCTGTGACAACATCAAACCACAAGGGACATCCTGGTTGGGAAATCATtctgaggaagagagaagaagaaatgTTAACATAAAATCACATGTGAAATCAGGAGAAAGAGACAGCTTGGGCGGGTGGGCCTGCACAACAGAATGAATGGCATTAGCTTCACCAGAGTGTGCTGAATGCACCTGCTGCCAAGGGGGCAGCCTGCATCTCCACATTAAGCTGCAGTGCCCCCTGTTCTCTCACACACATTAACTACGTTCTAAGGGAGGGTATTGATCACACTACACAAGTTGAGGGATGTATCCCACTAAGTGGACATGAGGGGACATTCAACACCCTGACCTACAAAGGCATTTGAATAGATTCAGCGACCCCACAAACCAGACTGAAGCAGGAATTTGCTCCTCCCCACTAACCAGTCTGAGGAGGGGCGCAATGGGCATATGCATGCACTCACAACACAGAGCAGTTCATCTCCACATAGACACACCTTTCCAAAACCATTCCTCTTAGGGCTGTTACACAAGCATTCGCCACTAAATGCATCCCAGCCCACAAAATGGATACCCCACCCCACATCTAGCATGGTTGCCATGGATATGGCCAGTAATTCCTCTATGCCCCAGATAATGTCTCATCCCTACCATGTTCCCCTGACCCTGataacctcccctccccatcactcCATCCTGATCCTCCTATGCCTCTAATCTTCCCTCCTTACCTACTCCATCTGATCCACTTAGGCCCAAATATAACCTCCCCTCCACAGTCACTCCACTCTGACTGCTCTATTCCAGATaacctcccctccctgcttcacCCACTCCAAGATGATTGGCTCAATGCAAAGATCACaacccctgcctctccccatcaTGAACACCTAAAATTCACCATAGCTACCTCACCCTCAGGATCTCCTAAATCTACATGTACCACTTCTGGCAAGGCCCCTCACACTCCACCCCTTGCCTGGGGTTCCTCCACCAAGACCCTAAACTCCATCTCTTGCCTGGTGATCCCCCAAACCCTAGATAGCATCCCCTGCCTGGTGTTCCCCGCTCATCCCATTTGGATCAGGAGTGCCAGACACGGCCTCACTGTTTTCTTGGGctcctttttcctcttcttctctgAGGCATTGAGGTAAGCCTGCTCCCTGGTCCTGTATGAAGGGCCGCGGCTCAGCTCCCTCTCGCTGTATGGAGGCAGGGTGTCTTCTCCTTCCTCTGGCTtcggtggctgctgctgctgccctgctttGTAGGTGGATGGCGGTGACCAGGCATAATACGTTCCCCCTCGCTGGCTGGGCTGCGAGCTCAGCTTCGAGGGCGTCTCACTGCGTTCGCCGCTCTCCTCATAGCTCCGGGATTTCCTCTCTAGGACACTGCTGAGGCAGGAGTGGTCATACTTCTGACTCCCTCCAGGCGTCCGGCTCACCAGCCTGGGCAAGTGCTTCTCATCGTGGGCCCGTCTCCTGGGCGGGCTGTATGACCAGCCCCGATCCGAGTCTGTCAGTGGCTCGCGGTTCCCCCTGCGCTTGCCATAGTACTCCTCCGAGGAGCTGTCCTGGTGCTGCACCACCCCGCCACGTCCCCCTCGCGACTCCGACCTCTCGAAACGCCGGGGCTCCTGGCCGCCATCTGTCCGGCGGGCGCGCTGGCTGTAGGACTCTGCGAAAGCCGCCAGCTCGTCCATGGAGACAGCCGGCACACCCACAGAGAAGTTCTTCCTCGACAGCATTTCTGATTTCGATCTCTGCTGGCTGCAGGACAGAGGAGGGCAGAATTGTGAGATACAGTGTGTGCCTCCCATTGGAGCTGGGAGGAGGAAGCAAGGGCTACTCCCTAGCACTGAAGACAGTTGGCACACATATGCCTTGATGGGGAAACCAAGAAGCAGCCTGCAATGTTGCTGTCACCAGCAAGCTTTGAGTGAACAATATGCATTGTACCAACAGACCATCTGGAGAGGAGAAACCCTGCTATTGCTTTTAAGGGACTGAACTGCACTTCCTACAGGCTGCTCCACCAGAAACACTAGGGTGAGATTCCCAGGGGATGAAGGTGTGGATTAGTGTGCTCTAAGGAGTGGAGTGCCATTTTCTTGGGCCAGCACTGCAGACCGCATTGCACAGAGAGACTGGAGTGTGGTTCCTGCTAGAGTGCACTGTATCTCTTAATGCATCAGAGAGACTGGGGTGCAATTTCCAGGAGTCCCATTGCACACAGGGGAGGCATTTGGGTTTCTTGGCCTTATAAATGACTATCAAATATCTCACATTATCAGACATGGAATGGGAGAGGGGTCTGGCTTTTCCTGAGTGGATGGGCTAGGGAGAACTGTGGGAATAGATCAATTCTATTTTTGTCCAAGGCAGGCCTTGTTTCCatcttcccccattctgtaacccctctgctctgccagctgggaACAGATCATCAGGGAAGTGAGGACAGCTGTGACCTTTCTTCCTTCACTATTCCCTGGCCAGGTACAGCTGTCTCCTGAGCACTGCACTCACCTATGCCTAAAGCTGTCCCTCTCCTCCCTGTAATCAGAAACTGCCTGTGTCCTTGATGCACCACCTCCGCTAATCACCCCTGCCCAGTACTCCGCATCGCCATCCAGGTCCCCCGCAGGAGGCAGGGGTTTCCTTCGCACCTGCCGGTAAGGCTGACGGAAGTTCGAGTCCTCGTGCAGGGAGCTGAGTTCAGAGATGGTGTTGTTATCTGCTAGGACACGGGAGAGAAACAGACACTGCAGAGGagatgtgtgtgtgagaagggACAGTGAGACCATGGTGGGACTAGTTCTGATACATTCAGACAGAAGCCAAGCCCCGCtctattaaaaataatcagaaacaGAATCCAAACCCATTCTCAGAATCCTGGCCTGGGCTCCTCCCACCCCGGACTCCCTGTGAATTTTAGATCTCAATTCACAACACATTTGGAGAATGCTTCTGGTGTGCAGCCCTGTCCAATTTCAGCCTTATATTGGTGTTCTGTTTTGTATACATAGGCACACATGCACCTCCCCTGGTGTCAAACTGGCCGTGGGTTTGGCCTGACTAGCCAAGCTAAAACAAGATTAACCCCTTCAAAAAACGATCTGCACGCTCCCTGCCATCTCTCGTCTGCTGAATTGCTGTCAATCACTACCCTGTCAAGCACAATGACATCTGGATTCCAGACGTTCCAATCTGGAAAGAGTCTTTTTATAGTAGATCTGGTGGGTGTAAATGGCAATGCACTCCGTGATGACTGTTTTAGAACTACATGTAATTTGTTAGTTTCTCCTAATCAATACAGAGCAATGATTAATGCCATTCCCTAAACCTTTATCGTCATTGATTGAGGGAGCTCATGCATCTGTGACTGCCAGGATCTAAAGGCATCTCTATACAGACACCTACTCGGTGGACCTATTGGATGCACAGGCTAATGATCACGGGCACAAGTTTTTTGGAAAATGATCTGTATCCACCACATATGAATGTCAAGACCCCTTATTGGGTTGGATGAGTCAGTCACTAGGCTACTTCAGGCATTTGATCTCTCTTGTCTTCTTCACCAGCAATGTTTTTAGGTCTGTtcgtttgtttatttttaagtgtgcTGGCAGAAGGCATCAGCAGCCAAGCCTGTAAACCCTGGCTTGGTGGGTAGAGCCCAGCAAAACAATGAAAGACCCGGCCTTTCAGATGAGGGAGGGACCAGATAATCCACAGATTATGAGGTACAAGGAATGAAAAAACAGGGATGAGTGTGCAGGTTTTCGGGTCAAAATGAGGAATCCTCATGGGGCCATGGAGAAGAGAACCCTGCATAGCCCTCACCACTTCAAGAAGGAGTCCTGGAAGTCAGTGGAGGCcactcagaggaactctgccttgATGTTTGCCAGCCCCACAGACTGATATCCTCTGTACATGGAACAGGTACAGTACACAGAGCAGCACTGCAAGCTTCTTTCCCCATTCACACACGCTGCCCCACCCATGTGCCTCAACCCCCTGACCTGAACAGATAATCACTAGGCACCTGATTCTGCCTTCCTTAATCATAGGCTAAGGGTCAAGTTTAAAAAGATGAAGTTTTAAAGTTTGGAAATGTAGAGTTAAAGGTCCACAAATAATCTTAATTCATCAGCCTCTGTCCTCTACCTATCCACAAccagccccttcacccccagtcAGTATACTGCCATGCCAAGATACCTCCTCCATACTGCCTGTGTGAACTCTGTCCCGCACCCACTAGACTCTAAACACCTCTGTAAATACTACAACGGGCCTCTGACCCATCCCCTATTGCCCAGTGTCACAAACCTTCCTTCACTGTAACTGTTCACACACTGACAGCTAGAATCCCTGACATCTCTTCTCCTGGTAAATGAAAGAAACAACCATATTGTTTCAGATCCATCATTTCACTGAGGTGGCCAGTACAAACTACCTCTCCGTCTCCCAAAGCATATTGAGGCTGTTATACTAATAACATAACATATTCCTTAAAAGACTTATTGCAGACCCACATTTCCTCCTAAAAGTATACAGACACCACACTGTCTCATATACCCACAGTTACACCATAGCAATatgacagagaaggcaggaatGTGGGCCTAGATTTTCAAACATTGGGGTCAAAAGTTAGAGTCCTAACTCCTTATTTACATTCCTACATAAACAgggctgatttttaaaagtgttgaaCATCCAACGGCTCCTACTGACGTTGAAAATCATGCCACATATTTTGGTGCCTATTTATGTTCTAAGCCTAACTCTAGGCATCATACATTCTTGAAGAGCTAGGCCAGAGGGTCTAAGTTCAATTTGTTTGTGGAACCTTCACTATGAATTTCCAGactattaatcatagaatcataggactggaagggacctcgagaggtcatctagtgcaggtCTCTCTGAGAAGAATCAAACAATATCTGTTTCTCACATCGCTCTCGCATCCTCCTGGCTGGGTCAAATTGTGCCAGTTCTTTCTCGACGTAGTACAACACCTTCATGGAGTCCCTCTCCTTGTCGGCCTGGATCCTGTACCCCTTGCGCACTGCTGGGAGAAGAAAACATTCAGAGGATGGCACTTTCAAACCAAGAAGTGGCTTTTGGTCTACACAACTTCTGTAGCTAGTTGAGCCCACATCCTCAGGCAGGTGGCCTACAACTCCCACAGCCTGTGGATTGGTCATTTTGTTGTTGCTTCAGGTGAAATTCAAGAGCAACATGATATGAAGTTGAACAGCTACATTGTTTATAAAGTTTGAAGCAATAGCAAAATGGGTTTGGAAGAGACCACTACATACAACAAAAATACACTGATGTAGTGTAATTGTGACAGGGTGAATCTACCCCACCCAGGGACTGGCAAAAACACCCTTTTCAACCTCAGGAGAACACCCCCATTTCAAACCCTCAGGAAAGGATTTGTCAGGGCAGCAATGGGGTGAGAGGGGGCATGGCAGAGTGGAGTCCTGCTATGCTTGGCCCTCTACTAGCACAGGGGCAGTGGCATACGCTCCTGAGCAGCACTATCTTGCACTGAAGTCAGGTGGCTTagaatcagggagctgcaacTGGCCTGCTGCACTCTCCCGCTCCCCTACTCTACCTGAGCTCTGCTCAGAGGTGATGAAGAGTATATTCCATGGGGTATCGGAAATTCCAGGGAATACAGAGGGAAGCCCACGAAATGTCTTCAGATTTAAGACCTTTATTGTTACAATTATGTGCATATAAGCCCTACAAATGTGCAGAACACACAGAGGTACTATTCCTACCCTACAAAGCTTACTACATTATATCTCTATAAGTGAATTTTGTGccagtgaaaggtgctggattgacaaaTCTGGAAACTAAATTCTTCCACTGCACTGACAGAGCAAGCACTGCAGTGCGCACTTCCCCACTTTGCCTTGCCAATGTGCCTGAACTCTAGCCTGGACACTGCCAACAAAAGTGCCAATTTATGGATATTTTTTCTGACATATCTACTCAgtagtgctggaactaggggtgatgGGGACACTGCAGCACCGCTGGCTGGCAGTAGTAATAACAAATACCAAATACATAGTTTCCATCatcagcaaccctacaataaaaattgttccagcaccccgatATCTACTAGGACTGGATTAACcccctgtgatgctggcaggccagatgtcACCTCTTGCCCAGGCTACAGGCATTAGCTCAGAACTGACAACCTCGTAGCTGGAGACTGAACCAGGTCACcagtatgttagttttgctcaaaataggtattggTCTTATAGGAAgatatttagtgtttagactctatgaaatgcttaaATGTTGCTGTGTGCATTAATCTCATTGATAATAGCTGTATCCCATAGGTGATATTTacatgtttgctctgtaactatagaAGTGTTTACTCTGAAACTGCAAGCCCCCAGAGTCAGGAGAGAaacattaccaagtgtgaaatactagtttgccACAGAGGGTGTTATCTCCTGCTCAACAGAAGGCCCACAGACACCAGACAAATCATTGTGggacatcagaggacaaaagattttgttgattaccccccaccccacaccacccatgaagaggagacatgcaTGTGGATCATCTTAAACTCTgcaggaagggaataaaaatccctgacaggaAGAAACTGTATCTGttggctgtttgaactctgaaggaCCAGAGATTCTAAACTGcagccagagatccccaggggttGCCCCttgggtctgccctgaaagatACTTCAGGCAGGCCCAGATCACTACAACttt
Proteins encoded in this window:
- the ILDR2 gene encoding immunoglobulin-like domain-containing receptor 2 isoform X3; its protein translation is MDGFLVGWIVLLWVTALAEGLQVTVPEKKKVAMLFQPALLRCHFSTSSTQPAVVQWRFKSYCQDRTGEALGLATSGLQAVSKRNLEWDPYLDCVDSRRTVRVVASKQGSAVTIGDFYKERDVTIVHDADLRIGKLMWGDSGLYYCLIITPDDLEGKNEESVELLVLGRTGLLADLLPSFAVEIMPEWVFVGLVILGAFLFFLLVGICWCQCCPHSCCCYVRCPCCPDSCCCPRALYEAGKAAKAGYPSAVTSIPGPYYIPTVPGAGVPSPAVLMEKSHPPPLAPSDSSGGSQNVRKGYRIQADKERDSMKVLYYVEKELAQFDPARRMRERYNNTISELSSLHEDSNFRQPYRQVRRKPLPPAGDLDGDAEYWAGVISGGGASRTQAVSDYREERDSFRHSQQRSKSEMLSRKNFSVGVPAVSMDELAAFAESYSQRARRTDGGQEPRRFERSESRGGRGGVVQHQDSSSEEYYGKRRGNREPLTDSDRGWSYSPPRRRAHDEKHLPRLVSRTPGGSQKYDHSCLSSVLERKSRSYEESGERSETPSKLSSQPSQRGGTYYAWSPPSTYKAGQQQQPPKPEEGEDTLPPYSERELSRGPSYRTREQAYLNASEKKRKKEPKKTVRPCLALLIQMG
- the ILDR2 gene encoding immunoglobulin-like domain-containing receptor 2 isoform X6; this translates as MDGFLVGWIVLLWVTALAEGLQVTVPEKKKVAMLFQPALLRCHFSTSSTQPAVVQWRFKSYCQDRTGEALGLATSGLQAVSKRNLEWDPYLDCVDSRRTVRVVASKQGSAVTIGDFYKERDVTIVHDADLRIGKLMWGDSGLYYCLIITPDDLEGKNEESVELLVLEWVFVGLVILGAFLFFLLVGICWCQCCPHSCCCYVRCPCCPDSCCCPRALYEAGKAAKAGYPSAVTSIPGPYYIPTVPGAGVPSPAVLMEKSHPPPLAPSDSSGGSQNVRKGYRIQADKERDSMKVLYYVEKELAQFDPARRMRERYNNTISELSSLHEDSNFRQPYRQVRRKPLPPAGDLDGDAEYWAGVISGGGASRTQAVSDYREERDSFRHSQQRSKSEMLSRKNFSVGVPAVSMDELAAFAESYSQRARRTDGGQEPRRFERSESRGGRGGVVQHQDSSSEEYYGKRRGNREPLTDSDRGWSYSPPRRRAHDEKHLPRLVSRTPGGSQKYDHSCLSSVLERKSRSYEESGERSETPSKLSSQPSQRGGTYYAWSPPSTYKAGQQQQPPKPEEGEDTLPPYSERELSRGPSYRTREQAYLNASEKKRKKEPKKTVRPCLALLIQMG
- the ILDR2 gene encoding immunoglobulin-like domain-containing receptor 2 isoform X1 → MDGFLVGWIVLLWVTALAEGLQVTVPEKKKVAMLFQPALLRCHFSTSSTQPAVVQWRFKSYCQDRTGEALGLATSGLQAVSKRNLEWDPYLDCVDSRRTVRVVASKQGSAVTIGDFYKERDVTIVHDADLRIGKLMWGDSGLYYCLIITPDDLEGKNEESVELLVLGRTGLLADLLPSFAVEIMPEWVFVGLVILGAFLFFLLVGICWCQCCPHSCCCYVRCPCCPDSCCCPRALYEAGKAAKAGYPSAVTSIPGPYYIPTVPGAGVPSPAVLMEKSHPPPLAPSDSSGGSQNAVRKGYRIQADKERDSMKVLYYVEKELAQFDPARRMRERYNNTISELSSLHEDSNFRQPYRQVRRKPLPPAGDLDGDAEYWAGVISGGGASRTQAVSDYREERDSFRHSQQRSKSEMLSRKNFSVGVPAVSMDELAAFAESYSQRARRTDGGQEPRRFERSESRGGRGGVVQHQDSSSEEYYGKRRGNREPLTDSDRGWSYSPPRRRAHDEKHLPRLVSRTPGGSQKYDHSCLSSVLERKSRSYEESGERSETPSKLSSQPSQRGGTYYAWSPPSTYKAGQQQQPPKPEEGEDTLPPYSERELSRGPSYRTREQAYLNASEKKRKKEPKKTVRPCLALLIQMG
- the ILDR2 gene encoding immunoglobulin-like domain-containing receptor 2 isoform X5 translates to MDGFLVGWIVLLWVTALAEGLQVTVPEKKKVAMLFQPALLRCHFSTSSTQPAVVQWRFKSYCQDRTGEALGLATSGLQAVSKRNLEWDPYLDCVDSRRTVRVVASKQGSAVTIGDFYKERDVTIVHDADLRIGKLMWGDSGLYYCLIITPDDLEGKNEESVELLVLEWVFVGLVILGAFLFFLLVGICWCQCCPHSCCCYVRCPCCPDSCCCPRALYEAGKAAKAGYPSAVTSIPGPYYIPTVPGAGVPSPAVLMEKSHPPPLAPSDSSGGSQNAVRKGYRIQADKERDSMKVLYYVEKELAQFDPARRMRERYNNTISELSSLHEDSNFRQPYRQVRRKPLPPAGDLDGDAEYWAGVISGGGASRTQAVSDYREERDSFRHSQQRSKSEMLSRKNFSVGVPAVSMDELAAFAESYSQRARRTDGGQEPRRFERSESRGGRGGVVQHQDSSSEEYYGKRRGNREPLTDSDRGWSYSPPRRRAHDEKHLPRLVSRTPGGSQKYDHSCLSSVLERKSRSYEESGERSETPSKLSSQPSQRGGTYYAWSPPSTYKAGQQQQPPKPEEGEDTLPPYSERELSRGPSYRTREQAYLNASEKKRKKEPKKTVRPCLALLIQMG